The DNA region AATTAGACGAACGGTCGAGGATCTTGTTCAAGGCTTTCGTGACGCAGTGTCGCCGCGAGTGAAGTGAAGCCTCTTCTATCCCGAACAGTGAGAGAGACCGACACCTACTTTCTCCAGTACGGGGTGAACTTCTTCACCGAGGAGTGCACGCTGCTGTTGATCGGCGGCCCGATATACCACAAGTGCCAGTCGGGCGCGAACTACAACTTCGACGACGGGCGGGCCGCTGTGGCTTGCCTTCTGTTTACACGACAACTGGCAGCCTGTAATGTGGCTGAGCGGAGGGGAGTACATGCGAGAGGCGTCGCGGCCCAAGGAGCCCGGGAAGGTGTGGGCGCAAAACCTGGAATCGCAGCGTGAGCAGGCACGCCGGTGTATCGAAGTCGTCAGGTCCCGCATAGTGGGGCTGGACGACCAGGTAGAGCTCGCGGTGCGGGCGGTGTCATCCGGACTGCCTGTCATGCTGGAAGGCGAATCCGGCACCGGGAAGACGGAACTCGCAAAGGCGATCGCGGCGGGGCTCGGGAAGACGGTTTACCGTGTTGACGGAACCCAGGAGCTCACGGCCACCAAGATCCAGGGCTGGTTCGACCCCCCGCTCGTGATCAAGCAGGGCTACGGCTGTGATTCGTTTATCCCCGGCCCGCTGGCGGCTGCGATGAGGGATGGGGGCCTGTTCTTCTTCAACGAAACGTCGAGAGCGCCCTCCGAAGCGCTCAATGCCGTCCTCTCGGCCCTCGATGAGCGGCTCCTTTACATACCCAGGCTTACCCCCATCGAGGCGTCGCCGGGCTTTTGCGTAGTGTTTACGTTGAACCCTGTCGACAAGGTGGGCACAAACCCGCTGCCCCGCGCTCTCTACGACAGGTGCGTGTGGATTCAGGTGCCGCACCTGGACGTGGAGGAGGCCGCCAGGGTGGTACGCATGCGTACGGCAAATGCGGACGACGACCTCGTGCGCGGGATATGTCGCGTCGTCGAGTTGACGCGCACCCACGATGAGGTGGCGAGCGGCGCCTCCGTCAGATCCGCGATACACATCTCGAGGTTGCTGATGAGTGCGCCCGAAGGCATCGACCCCTGGGACCCCGGGGAAATCTTGCGCTGCGCCCATTCCGCGTTGTCGCGGAACATAAAGATGAAATATGACGCCGTATCCACGGCCGATGACGTAATCCGCCAGGCCGTCGAGGAGGTGTTCGGGCAAAAAAAAGCGTGACGGCCTCCCATCACGAAGGAGGCCGTGACAGCCTGAGCAACGAGACGCCGCCGCCCAGGGCGGGGCAGCCCCCTCAGTCCACGCCGCCCGGCGGCGCGAAGCCGATCCCACAGTACGGGACCACGGCGGCGCGGGACCTGCTATCCGAGGGGAGCAGGGACCTGATTGGGTACGCGCGGGCGGACATCGTCCAGCTCGCCCAGGCGAGGCCCGAAGCCGTAGCCGCCGTCCTGGGTAATGCGCAGGTGGCCGAGGTCTTCGTTGATGCAAGCGAGCCTCAGTCGGTTGTCCAGGTATACAGAAGTATTCGCGACCGCATGGAAATGCACAGGCGCAGGGAGTTGCTCAAGCGCATCGTCGACAGGATATCGAAGGCGGCCGCAACCCTGTCGGAGGCCAGGAAGGTCAGGAAGCCTTCCGAAGTCAGGGCATACAGGCCGGGCGACGCCGACTGGGACCTGGATTACACCCTGGAAAGGCTGAGCGAGAACCCCGGTAAAGCCCTCACCTACGACGACATACGCGCCACCGCGTCGACGCCCCCCGGTCTGGCGGTGTGCCTCATCGCGGACAAGTCTCAGAGCGTCGGGGGCATGCTCCACGATATCGCTGTTGCCTGCGCCGTCGCCTGTTATCGCCTGCGCGACGAATCCCTCTCGGTACTGCTCTTCGATAAGTCAGTCGAGTTCGCCAGACACTTCGAGGAAGAAGGCACGGCCGAACGTGTCATAGAGAGGGTCATCGATATGGACGCCGGCGGAGCGACTGACCTGTTCAAGCCGCTGGTTGCGGCGAAGGGCGAATTCGAGAGTATTCCGGCGTCGCGGTCACGGAAAGCAATCCTGGTCACAGACCTGGTGGCGACCAGAGGTCACGACCCCGTGCCCGTGGCGCGGGACCTGCCTTCGCTCAAGGTGGTCTGCGTGCCCGGTTTCCGTAACGAGCTTCCCGCGCTGTCCTCCGCATTCCGTAATCTCGACAACACCCGGTTCGTCTGGGCGGACTCGTCCGGCTCGGTGACCGAGGCTATGCTCGAGTTAATCGCCTCCGAATAGCCCACGGCGTCGGAACGAGCTGATCCGGGGTCCCGCCGGGAGGGCGCGATCCCCGGATCAGCTCAAACGAGCGTAATTCTGCTGGACGTGGGGGCCACCATGAAACACAGTGTGGGCTTACTGGCTTTCTCTCCCGTATCCATCGAGAGCGGGAGCGATCTCGCCGCCCATGGCCTTTTCGACGAAGCTGGTGATAGCAAACGCGATCACGCTAGCTACCGAACCCGCCACGATCGCGAGGACCCCGTACGGCTGGCCGATGACCTGCCAGTATATCCCGGCAGTGCTCCCTACCAGGATCGAGACCAGCCCGGCGTTCCTGGTTGCGTTCTTCCAGACAAGACCGAGTGCGAAGGCAGCGAATGGTCCCGCCGATCGCAGCATAAAGGCGAATGTGTTAAGCGTTATGATGTTTATCTTGAACAACGCTATCCATATGGCGAGCATCCCGATTACGACGTTCATCGTGCGAGTCAGCAATACCAGGGTCCGGTCAGAAGGCTCGGGATTGATGTATCGCTGGTAGATATCCTTGACTATGATGGTGGAAGCGCACAACATGTCGGAGTCGGCGCTCGACATCGTCGCAGCAATGATCGCCGAGCAAATCAGACCTGCGATCACCCCGGGGGCAAGCCTGAAAGTCGCAACCGCCAGGGCCTGGTTCGGGTTGATGTCGGGGAAGGCGGCGAGGGCCACAAGGCCTATG from Bacillota bacterium includes:
- a CDS encoding MoxR family ATPase, which encodes MREASRPKEPGKVWAQNLESQREQARRCIEVVRSRIVGLDDQVELAVRAVSSGLPVMLEGESGTGKTELAKAIAAGLGKTVYRVDGTQELTATKIQGWFDPPLVIKQGYGCDSFIPGPLAAAMRDGGLFFFNETSRAPSEALNAVLSALDERLLYIPRLTPIEASPGFCVVFTLNPVDKVGTNPLPRALYDRCVWIQVPHLDVEEAARVVRMRTANADDDLVRGICRVVELTRTHDEVASGASVRSAIHISRLLMSAPEGIDPWDPGEILRCAHSALSRNIKMKYDAVSTADDVIRQAVEEVFGQKKA
- a CDS encoding VWA domain-containing protein, whose product is MTASHHEGGRDSLSNETPPPRAGQPPQSTPPGGAKPIPQYGTTAARDLLSEGSRDLIGYARADIVQLAQARPEAVAAVLGNAQVAEVFVDASEPQSVVQVYRSIRDRMEMHRRRELLKRIVDRISKAAATLSEARKVRKPSEVRAYRPGDADWDLDYTLERLSENPGKALTYDDIRATASTPPGLAVCLIADKSQSVGGMLHDIAVACAVACYRLRDESLSVLLFDKSVEFARHFEEEGTAERVIERVIDMDAGGATDLFKPLVAAKGEFESIPASRSRKAILVTDLVATRGHDPVPVARDLPSLKVVCVPGFRNELPALSSAFRNLDNTRFVWADSSGSVTEAMLELIASE